From a region of the Myxococcus stipitatus genome:
- a CDS encoding phosphopantetheine-binding protein yields MHHTEQALAAAMREVEEGTIGYLPVSPLELLRERVLSAIEHVPFYRELYAPFGAAPEGADFLPWFERLPVVNKSRLQAAGEARLLSARYKPSELIRRPTSGSTGVPFSLLLDGRVFVFRKWRFQRPHHHLVSKVPEKLTYLFPWDFVVRTPQEDRKLAVDSVQGEAPSPRTPPRAEEREPKAHTTRRSTALPKKTKRHGTDSPPTATRTQGSNKAYTVNSMLPPPELYEALVELEPESLVGFASVIAALARWMEKESLRLPSIRQVWTTSEVLPLEGAEAIRRALACEPLKIYASNEFGFMAWQARKDAPLCVESDRLHLEYLRRDGPEGAREGELARLVVTDLMNDTMPLLRYDIGDVARPCAPIPVTTTFTCASLDGLEGKEADLLQPPDGRSVTTFQVLGAIKDHLPHAQYRFIGLSPERYVMQYVPGVGFDPANLAPTTARLQEILGEGVEVLTHQAESIQREPSGKLRPVVNLDRVAVGVRRRLAEQLGVLHLLGEDARQMAIAAVGSALAKVVPTFRAAAPMDESLELYADLAISSLQFVQLLAALEKELGREIDDEDLLDAELVTVGDLVRFVVSLSRE; encoded by the coding sequence ATGCACCACACGGAACAGGCGCTCGCCGCGGCGATGAGGGAAGTGGAGGAGGGCACCATCGGCTACCTCCCGGTGTCTCCCCTGGAGTTGCTGCGGGAGCGGGTGCTGTCCGCCATCGAGCACGTCCCCTTCTACAGGGAGCTGTACGCGCCCTTCGGTGCGGCTCCGGAGGGGGCCGACTTCCTCCCGTGGTTCGAGCGACTGCCGGTCGTCAACAAGTCGCGGCTCCAGGCCGCGGGCGAGGCACGGCTGCTGAGCGCGCGCTACAAACCGTCGGAGCTGATCCGCCGGCCCACCAGTGGCAGCACGGGGGTGCCGTTCTCCCTGTTGCTGGATGGCCGCGTCTTCGTGTTCCGCAAGTGGCGCTTCCAACGCCCGCATCACCACCTCGTCTCGAAGGTGCCGGAGAAGCTGACCTACCTCTTCCCGTGGGACTTCGTGGTCCGCACGCCCCAGGAGGACCGGAAGCTGGCCGTCGACAGCGTCCAGGGCGAGGCCCCCTCTCCCCGGACGCCGCCCCGCGCGGAGGAGCGCGAGCCGAAGGCGCACACCACCCGGCGCTCCACCGCGCTGCCGAAGAAGACGAAGCGTCATGGCACGGACTCGCCCCCCACCGCCACCCGCACCCAGGGCTCGAACAAGGCCTACACGGTCAATTCGATGCTGCCCCCCCCGGAGCTCTACGAGGCGCTGGTGGAGCTGGAGCCGGAGAGCCTCGTCGGCTTCGCGAGCGTCATCGCCGCGCTGGCCCGGTGGATGGAGAAGGAGTCCTTGCGATTGCCCTCCATCCGGCAGGTCTGGACCACCTCGGAGGTGCTGCCCCTGGAGGGCGCCGAGGCCATCCGGCGGGCACTGGCCTGCGAGCCGCTGAAAATCTACGCCAGCAACGAGTTCGGCTTCATGGCGTGGCAGGCGCGGAAGGACGCCCCGCTGTGCGTCGAGTCCGACCGGCTGCACCTCGAGTACCTGCGCAGGGACGGCCCGGAGGGCGCCCGCGAGGGCGAGCTGGCCCGGCTGGTCGTGACCGACCTGATGAACGACACCATGCCGCTGCTCCGCTACGACATCGGGGACGTGGCGCGGCCATGCGCGCCCATCCCGGTGACGACGACATTCACCTGCGCCTCGCTGGACGGACTGGAGGGCAAGGAGGCGGACCTGCTCCAGCCTCCGGATGGGCGCTCGGTGACGACGTTCCAGGTGCTGGGCGCCATCAAGGACCACCTTCCGCATGCGCAGTACCGGTTCATCGGCCTGTCCCCGGAGCGCTACGTCATGCAGTACGTGCCGGGCGTGGGGTTCGACCCGGCGAACCTGGCGCCGACCACGGCGAGGCTCCAGGAGATCCTGGGCGAGGGCGTGGAGGTGCTCACCCACCAGGCGGAGTCCATCCAACGAGAGCCCTCGGGGAAGCTGCGCCCGGTGGTGAACCTCGACCGCGTCGCGGTCGGTGTCCGGCGCCGGCTCGCGGAGCAGCTCGGAGTGCTCCACCTGTTGGGCGAGGACGCGCGGCAGATGGCCATCGCGGCCGTGGGCTCCGCGCTCGCGAAGGTGGTGCCGACGTTCCGGGCCGCGGCTCCCATGGACGAGTCGCTGGAGCTGTACGCGGACCTGGCCATCAGTTCGCTCCAGTTCGTCCAGCTCCTCGCCGCGCTGGAGAAGGAGCTGGGCCGGGAAATCGATGACGAGGACCTGCTGGACGCGGAGCTCGTCACGGTGGGGGACCTGGTCCGTTTCGTCGTGAGCCTCTCCCGCGAGTAG
- a CDS encoding DUF2490 domain-containing protein gives MLVVPFGAVEARSVSAEAQLWYTLSAQGPIAEPFLYYLEAQPRISKDDGRVIFRSAGGVRATRDLSLWLGYAWIPIWSWEGDPALRQGESRLFQQVLFTPKLGELKATVRARQEQRFLPGTTEVSHRTRVLLRGAYPLAFESRLSLIVWDEVFFHLNTVEGGPRRGFDMNRAFVGAGWKLGKHSSVEAGYLNVFVRRPSADTNQLIHTLAISTPFNFM, from the coding sequence TTGCTCGTCGTTCCCTTCGGCGCCGTGGAAGCCCGGTCCGTCAGCGCCGAGGCGCAGCTCTGGTACACGCTCTCGGCCCAGGGACCCATCGCCGAGCCATTCCTGTACTACCTGGAGGCCCAGCCCCGCATCAGCAAGGACGATGGGCGCGTCATCTTCCGCTCGGCGGGAGGTGTCCGGGCGACGCGGGACCTGTCGCTGTGGCTGGGCTACGCCTGGATTCCCATCTGGAGCTGGGAGGGCGATCCGGCCCTGCGCCAGGGCGAGAGCCGGCTGTTCCAGCAGGTCCTCTTCACCCCCAAGCTGGGGGAGCTGAAGGCCACGGTGCGCGCGCGGCAGGAGCAGCGCTTCCTGCCCGGCACCACGGAGGTCTCCCACCGGACGCGGGTGTTGCTGCGTGGGGCGTACCCGCTGGCGTTCGAGTCGAGGCTGTCGCTCATCGTCTGGGACGAGGTCTTCTTCCACCTCAACACGGTGGAGGGAGGCCCCAGGCGGGGCTTCGACATGAACCGCGCGTTCGTGGGCGCGGGCTGGAAGCTGGGCAAGCACTCCTCGGTGGAGGCCGGCTATCTCAACGTCTTCGTCCGCAGGCCCTCCGCGGACACCAACCAGCTCATCCACACCCTCGCGATCTCCACGCCCTTCAACTTCATGTGA
- a CDS encoding bestrophin family ion channel, protein MIVRPRLHWLRMLFVWRGSVVPRILPRLLFFLGVSCPAVLLGPWPFRLEAGPLGLLGVALTLPAPPRSIRTRASS, encoded by the coding sequence ATGATCGTACGCCCTCGTCTCCACTGGCTCCGGATGTTGTTCGTCTGGCGAGGCTCGGTGGTCCCGAGAATCCTCCCCCGGCTGCTGTTCTTCCTTGGTGTCTCGTGCCCCGCGGTGCTGCTGGGCCCGTGGCCCTTCCGGCTGGAGGCGGGCCCGCTCGGACTTCTGGGCGTGGCGCTCACCCTGCCCGCCCCCCCGCGCTCCATCCGGACGCGGGCTTCGTCCTGA
- a CDS encoding alpha/beta hydrolase, with protein sequence MLIPRRVGQTGHEFEHDARALGRTKVACVRVPSVPPPPGGFPVCFMLHPFGGDRRSWERQMPGVLAEFGEELVFVLPESGRRWFMNDVSGRRYEDYLLEDLLPAVEEAFPVAREACSRIIGGFSMGGAGAVHLALRHPDVFSRAFAMAGAFFASEREGDPYAGLRGGTCMMPTQAEHERVWGPPGSDVRRAYDTARLVEAARVGGGPALALEVGTEDYPRVVEMNRRMHRLLVASGLSHTYEEHPGDHGWAYAARAASRLLGRLLATPPRGAALGGRATTCALG encoded by the coding sequence ATGTTGATACCTCGGAGGGTGGGCCAGACAGGCCACGAGTTCGAGCATGACGCCCGGGCGTTGGGGCGGACGAAGGTGGCGTGCGTGCGGGTCCCCTCGGTTCCGCCGCCGCCGGGGGGCTTCCCGGTCTGCTTCATGCTCCATCCGTTCGGAGGGGACCGGCGCTCGTGGGAGCGGCAGATGCCCGGCGTGCTCGCGGAGTTCGGAGAGGAGCTGGTGTTCGTCCTCCCCGAGAGCGGCCGGCGCTGGTTCATGAACGACGTCTCCGGCCGGCGCTACGAGGACTATCTGCTGGAGGACCTGCTGCCCGCCGTCGAGGAGGCGTTCCCCGTGGCGCGGGAGGCGTGCTCGCGCATCATCGGCGGCTTCTCCATGGGAGGTGCGGGCGCGGTCCATCTCGCGCTGAGGCATCCCGACGTCTTCTCGCGGGCCTTCGCCATGGCGGGCGCGTTCTTCGCGTCCGAGCGGGAGGGCGACCCATATGCGGGCTTGCGTGGGGGGACGTGCATGATGCCGACCCAGGCGGAGCACGAGCGGGTCTGGGGCCCGCCTGGCAGCGACGTCCGTCGCGCCTACGACACGGCGCGCCTCGTCGAGGCGGCGAGGGTGGGGGGCGGGCCCGCGTTGGCGCTGGAAGTGGGGACCGAGGACTACCCCCGGGTGGTGGAGATGAACCGACGGATGCACCGCCTGCTCGTCGCGTCGGGCCTGTCGCACACCTACGAGGAACACCCGGGAGACCACGGTTGGGCCTATGCGGCCCGCGCGGCCTCCCGGCTCCTGGGGCGGCTGCTGGCGACCCCGCCGCGCGGCGCTGCCCTGGGGGGGAGGGCGACGACGTGTGCTTTGGGATAG
- a CDS encoding TrpB-like pyridoxal phosphate-dependent enzyme — MSKAQVTSVPKHWCNFLFDFPRYAIQDVPKAASLLDPTARRVSVVPQQPLSLVMQSSSTREPYHEIPERLLELYAQYRPTPLRRARELERRLGANARIYYKYEGLNVSGSHKLNSALAQAYYYARAGIQELVTGTGAGQWGTALAYACKLFGLRCTVFMVGASLRQKPQRRAMMELFGATVHESPSDATDVGRKAAQRDPGRVGSLAIATGEALEVAHGGKRVRFAVGSGENCVLLHQTLIGGEAVEQMGVLGEFPDHVVACMGAGSNFGGVGLPFLRAARERKRAVRLLAVEPAACPKLTRGLYALDVNDFSGTTPINRMYTLGSHYIAPPIFAGGLRYHGTSAFLSAMLADKGFDAMAVPQREALEAGLLFAECEGLLPAPESAHAIAGALALARGASPDGPARVILVNISGHGLFDLSAYERLRGGALEPDAPNEALLSESLRHVQEFNTRVAAASR; from the coding sequence ATGTCGAAAGCCCAGGTGACCTCCGTCCCGAAGCACTGGTGCAACTTCCTCTTCGACTTCCCCCGGTACGCCATCCAGGACGTCCCCAAGGCCGCGAGCCTGCTCGACCCGACGGCCCGGCGCGTGAGCGTGGTGCCGCAGCAGCCGCTCTCCCTGGTGATGCAGTCCAGCAGCACCCGCGAGCCGTACCACGAGATTCCGGAGCGGCTGCTGGAGCTCTATGCCCAGTACAGGCCCACGCCCCTGCGCCGGGCCCGCGAACTGGAGCGCCGCCTGGGGGCCAACGCCCGCATCTACTACAAGTACGAGGGCCTCAACGTGTCGGGGAGCCACAAGCTCAACTCCGCGCTGGCCCAGGCCTACTACTACGCCCGCGCCGGAATCCAGGAGCTGGTCACCGGCACGGGCGCGGGACAGTGGGGCACCGCGCTGGCCTATGCCTGCAAGCTGTTCGGCCTGCGCTGCACGGTGTTCATGGTGGGGGCCAGCCTGCGCCAGAAGCCGCAGCGCCGGGCGATGATGGAGCTGTTCGGCGCCACGGTGCACGAGAGCCCCAGTGACGCCACCGACGTGGGCCGGAAGGCGGCGCAGCGGGACCCGGGGCGGGTGGGCAGCCTCGCCATCGCCACGGGCGAGGCGCTGGAGGTGGCCCACGGCGGCAAGCGCGTGCGCTTCGCCGTCGGCAGCGGCGAGAACTGCGTGTTGCTGCACCAGACGCTCATCGGCGGCGAGGCCGTCGAGCAGATGGGGGTGCTCGGGGAGTTCCCGGACCATGTCGTCGCGTGCATGGGGGCGGGCAGCAACTTCGGCGGCGTGGGCCTGCCCTTCCTGCGCGCGGCGCGGGAGCGCAAGCGCGCCGTGCGCCTGCTGGCCGTGGAGCCGGCGGCCTGTCCCAAGCTCACCCGGGGGCTCTACGCGCTCGACGTCAACGACTTCTCGGGGACCACGCCCATCAACCGGATGTACACGCTGGGCAGCCACTACATCGCCCCGCCCATCTTCGCCGGAGGGCTGCGCTACCACGGGACGTCCGCCTTCCTGAGCGCGATGCTGGCGGACAAGGGGTTCGACGCGATGGCCGTGCCGCAGCGCGAGGCGCTCGAGGCCGGGCTGCTCTTCGCCGAGTGCGAGGGCCTGCTCCCCGCGCCCGAGTCCGCGCACGCCATCGCGGGGGCGCTCGCGCTCGCGCGTGGGGCGTCGCCCGACGGGCCGGCGCGGGTCATCCTGGTGAACATCAGCGGCCACGGCCTCTTCGACCTGAGCGCCTACGAGCGCCTGCGCGGCGGCGCCCTGGAGCCGGATGCCCCGAACGAGGCGCTCCTGTCCGAGAGCCTGCGTCACGTCCAGGAGTTCAACACGCGCGTCGCCGCGGCGTCACGCTGA
- a CDS encoding amino acid adenylation domain-containing protein: protein MHPRTLSSLLLDAASRFSSRTALVTPTSRLTYGALLERALRLASCLVETGLRPGGRVAICLPKGVDLSVAIFGTLLAGGAYVPIDHATPTARARLILDDAQPGHLIATRQVADALLAEASPVMGGAVRQEVVLALLATPSLQEVERVVWRDALSREPLTREAPVEAGSVAYILYTSGSTGRPKGVVQAHRGAVAFVDWGARHLGLGPEDVLSQHASPSFDLTIFDFFASARVGAALVPVPEWLFGQVARTCRFIVRHGITVWYSVPSVLLRPDARSPLRELAGSALRHVVLAGEVIPKPGLQELARWLPPGCGLSNWFGPTETNVFTYHDIGPGDLASPGPVPIGVPCPYARIRLEGASEEGEEGELLVCAPTVMEGYRGLEALTQERFTREPDGDTYYRTGDIARFEDGRLMFLGRRDRLVKVRGFRVQLEELEHALQSHPEVMEAAAVVFQDEGLEQLGAAVVLRADSEAVRADLRRHCAERLAPYMVPSRWVSLAALPRTPRGKVDARSVLEHVSRGTPPVEESSSPGVEGA, encoded by the coding sequence ATGCATCCGCGAACCCTGTCGAGCCTGCTCCTGGACGCGGCGTCCAGGTTCTCCTCCCGCACCGCCCTCGTCACCCCCACTTCGCGGCTGACCTACGGCGCGCTGCTGGAGCGGGCCCTGCGGCTGGCCTCGTGTCTGGTGGAGACGGGGCTGCGCCCGGGAGGGCGGGTGGCCATCTGCCTCCCCAAGGGGGTGGACCTCTCCGTCGCCATCTTCGGGACGTTGCTCGCCGGGGGCGCCTATGTCCCCATCGACCACGCGACGCCCACCGCCAGGGCCCGCCTCATCCTCGACGACGCGCAGCCCGGGCACCTCATCGCCACGCGCCAGGTCGCGGACGCGCTGCTCGCGGAGGCCTCTCCGGTCATGGGCGGCGCCGTGCGCCAGGAGGTGGTGTTGGCGCTGCTGGCCACGCCCTCCCTCCAGGAGGTGGAGCGGGTGGTCTGGCGGGATGCGCTCTCCCGGGAGCCGCTGACGCGAGAGGCGCCCGTCGAGGCGGGCTCCGTCGCCTACATCCTCTACACGTCGGGCTCGACGGGGCGACCGAAGGGCGTGGTCCAGGCGCACCGGGGCGCGGTGGCGTTCGTGGACTGGGGGGCACGCCACCTGGGGCTCGGCCCGGAGGACGTGCTGTCGCAGCACGCGTCGCCCTCGTTCGACCTGACCATCTTCGACTTCTTCGCGTCCGCGCGGGTGGGCGCCGCGCTCGTGCCGGTGCCCGAGTGGTTGTTCGGCCAGGTGGCGAGGACGTGTCGCTTCATCGTCAGGCACGGCATCACCGTTTGGTATTCGGTGCCCTCGGTGCTGCTGCGTCCCGACGCGCGCTCGCCCCTGCGCGAGCTGGCGGGCTCGGCGCTGCGGCACGTGGTGCTCGCGGGGGAGGTGATTCCCAAGCCCGGGCTCCAGGAGCTGGCGCGGTGGCTGCCCCCGGGCTGCGGCCTGTCGAACTGGTTCGGCCCCACCGAGACGAACGTCTTCACCTACCACGACATCGGCCCAGGGGACCTGGCGTCGCCAGGGCCCGTGCCCATCGGCGTGCCGTGTCCCTATGCGCGCATCCGCCTGGAGGGCGCGTCCGAGGAGGGGGAGGAGGGGGAGCTGCTCGTCTGCGCTCCCACGGTGATGGAGGGGTATCGCGGGCTGGAGGCCCTCACGCAGGAGCGCTTCACGCGCGAGCCGGACGGCGACACGTACTACCGGACGGGCGACATCGCCCGGTTCGAGGACGGTCGGCTCATGTTCCTCGGGCGTCGCGACCGGCTCGTGAAGGTGCGCGGGTTCCGCGTCCAGCTCGAGGAGCTCGAACATGCGCTCCAGTCCCATCCCGAGGTGATGGAGGCCGCGGCCGTCGTGTTCCAGGACGAGGGGTTGGAGCAGCTGGGCGCGGCCGTCGTCCTGCGCGCGGATTCGGAGGCGGTGCGGGCCGACCTCCGTCGGCACTGCGCGGAGCGGCTCGCCCCCTACATGGTGCCATCGCGGTGGGTGTCTCTCGCGGCGCTGCCACGGACGCCGCGCGGCAAGGTGGATGCGCGGAGCGTCCTGGAGCACGTGTCGCGGGGCACGCCCCCGGTCGAGGAGTCGTCGTCACCTGGAGTCGAGGGCGCCTGA
- a CDS encoding acyl-CoA dehydrogenase family protein: protein MEREVLSAETPEFLAARAFGQSLAAPGPGGGEAWFRASWKKAADFGVLETLVPEGALEVDTVLAVLEGLGMGCKGGGFPLGLGAHCFAFCSAVRRFGDETQRKLLPVLRDGTAIGALAATEPGAGSDVMSLRTRYRVEQDTCVLSGDKCFITNAREADWFLVLATRNPRLHYRGVSAFLVPRDSPGLEVGRDEPRLGMHGCSVASVGLDEVRVPRGAMLGSPGGGAAVFQHALLWERGLLAGFHLGGMRRQLLAALEYAKTRQQFGRPIGAHQQVAARLVDMLARYRTSALLVRDTVTRLAAGTLTAGEASLTKLYVSEAALASGMDAFRIQGGMGFMEGSDVGLELRDALGGILYSGTSEIQKVIIASELGLTS, encoded by the coding sequence ATGGAACGCGAAGTCCTGTCGGCGGAGACGCCGGAGTTCCTGGCGGCGCGGGCGTTCGGCCAGTCGCTGGCGGCGCCTGGCCCCGGAGGCGGGGAGGCGTGGTTCCGCGCGTCGTGGAAGAAGGCGGCCGATTTCGGCGTCCTCGAGACGCTCGTCCCCGAAGGCGCGCTGGAGGTGGACACGGTGCTCGCGGTCCTCGAGGGGCTGGGTATGGGCTGCAAGGGAGGAGGCTTCCCCCTGGGGCTCGGAGCTCACTGCTTCGCCTTCTGCTCGGCGGTGCGCCGGTTCGGAGACGAGACGCAGAGGAAGCTGCTCCCCGTGCTCAGGGACGGCACCGCGATTGGCGCGCTCGCCGCCACCGAGCCCGGCGCGGGGTCGGACGTCATGTCGCTGCGGACGCGCTATCGCGTGGAGCAGGACACCTGCGTCCTGTCCGGGGACAAGTGCTTCATCACCAACGCGCGGGAGGCGGACTGGTTCCTGGTGCTCGCCACCCGTAACCCCCGGCTGCACTACCGCGGCGTCAGCGCGTTCCTGGTGCCGCGGGACTCGCCTGGGCTGGAGGTGGGCCGCGACGAGCCTCGCCTGGGGATGCATGGCTGCTCCGTGGCGTCGGTGGGGCTGGACGAGGTGCGGGTGCCTCGGGGCGCGATGCTGGGGTCCCCCGGCGGAGGCGCGGCGGTGTTCCAACACGCCCTGCTTTGGGAGCGGGGCCTGCTGGCGGGCTTCCACCTGGGGGGGATGCGCCGGCAGCTCCTCGCGGCTCTCGAGTACGCGAAGACGCGCCAGCAGTTCGGCCGTCCCATCGGCGCGCATCAGCAGGTCGCCGCGCGATTGGTGGACATGCTGGCGCGCTACCGGACCTCCGCGCTGCTCGTGCGCGACACGGTGACGAGGCTCGCGGCGGGGACGCTCACCGCGGGCGAGGCGAGCCTCACCAAGCTGTACGTCAGCGAAGCGGCGCTCGCCTCCGGAATGGATGCCTTCCGCATCCAGGGCGGCATGGGGTTCATGGAGGGCTCGGACGTGGGGCTCGAGCTGCGCGACGCGTTGGGCGGCATCCTCTATTCGGGCACCTCCGAAATCCAGAAGGTCATCATCGCCTCCGAGCTGGGGCTCACCTCCTGA